From the Ascochyta rabiei chromosome 14, complete sequence genome, one window contains:
- a CDS encoding Feruloyl esterase, with product MDAVSALVLPVLSVLSVLSVLSVLSVLSVLSVLSVLSVLSVLSVLSVLSVLSVLSVLSVLSVLSVLPVLPVLPVLPVLSVLSVLSVPPVLPVLPRLVLVAAAATAAHGPLPSTNIANANDTLISQKLFWELEQLARIVDISYCVGTAGLGIQKPFQCASRCSDRDFERFELVTAWNTGPFLSDSCGYIALSHAPANPRLILAFRGTYSLANTIADLSTIPQEYVPYPADDHDGATSHYLAPHLQSSAPSDRDPPPADPPKCTNCSVHTGFYSSWLNTRKLVLPHVAEALDKYPNYQLVLVGHSLGGAVATLAALDFKARGWHPRVTTFGEPRLGNKNLNAYIDARFNTTADHDANTFHRVTHVGDPVPLLPLEEWGYSMHSEELFISEPSLPFSLADVHYCHGDRDPHCIEGSDDDRPAWGVPTRFKFWQLFFAHRDYFWRLGLCLPGGTPKDWYRKFPKHSSDDDDDRVQEMNEL from the exons ATGGACGCCGTCTCCGCCCTTGTGCTGCCTGTCCTGTCTGTTCTGTCTGTTCTGTCTGTTCTGTCTGTTCTGTCTGTTCTGTCTGTTCTGTCTGTTCTGTCTGTTCTGTCTGTTCTGTCTGTTCTGTCTGTTCTGTCTGTTCTGTCTGTTCTGTCTGTTCTGTCTGTTCTGTCTGttctgtctgtcctgtctGTCCTGCCTGTCCTGCCTGTCCTGCCTGTCTTGCCTGTCCTGTCTGTCCTGTCTGTCCTGTCTGTCCCGCCTGTCCTGCCTGTCCTGCCCCgtctcgtcctcgtcgccgccgccgccaccgccgcccaCGGCCCCCTCCCCAGCACCAACATCGCCAATGCCAACGACACGCTGATCTCGCAGAAGCTCTTCTGGGAGCTCGAGCAGCTCGCGCGCATCGTCGACATCTCCTACTGCGTGGGCACCGCCGGCCTCGGCATCCAGAAGCCCTTCCAATGCGCCAGCCGCTGCTCTGACCGCGACTTTGAGCGCTTCGAGCTGGTCACG GCATGGAACACAGGTCCCTTCCTGTCCGACTCCTGCGGCTACATCGCCCTGTCCCACGCCCCTGCGAACCCCCGCCTCATCCTCGCCTTTCGAGGCACCTACTCGCTCGCCAACACCATCGCAGACCTCTCCACCATCCCCCAGGAATACGTCCCCTACCCCGCCGACGACCATGACGGCGCCACGTCCCACTACCTCGCCCCGCATCTGCAGTCCTCTGCCCCGTCTGACCGAGACCCACCGCCTGCAGACCCCCCCAAGTGCACAAACTGCTCCGTGCACACGGGCTTCTACTCCTCCTGGCTGAACACCCGCAAACTCGTCCTGCCTCACGTCGCCGAGGCGCTGGACAAGTATCCCAACTACCAGCTCGTGCTGGTGGGCCACTCGTTGGGTGGTGCCGTAGCCACGCTGGCCGCTCTGGACTTCAAGGCGCGTGGATGGCACCCTCGCGTCACCACCTTTGGCGAGCCACGACTTGGAAACAAGAACCTCAACGCCTACATAGACGCCCGTTTTAACACCACCGCCGACCACGACGCCAACACCTTCCACCGCGTCACCCACGTTGGTGACCCCGTGCCCTTGCTGCCTTTGGAAGAGTGGGGCTACTCCATGCACAGCGAGGAGCTCTTCATCTCGGAACCGAGCCTGCCCTTCTCCTTGGCCGATGTACACTACTGCCACGGCGACCGGGACCCGCACTGCATTGAGGGCAGTGACGACGACCGCCCTGCATGGGGCGTGCCTACGCGCTTCAAGTTCTGGCAGCTCTTCTTTGCGCACCGAGACTATTTCTGGCGTCTTGGCCTGTGTCTCCCTGGTGGCACCCCAAAGGACTGGTACAGGAAGTTTCCCAAGCACAGCAgtgacgacgatgatgaccGTGTACAAGAGATGAACGAACTGTAA
- a CDS encoding Oligo-1,6-glucosidase, protein MTVTQRPWWKDGVVYQIYPASFKDSNGDGVGDFEGIISELDYIRSIGVDTIWICPMFDSPQVDMGYDIRNYEDVYAPYGTLQDMERLIAETHARGMRIILDLVVNHTSNLHQWFLESRSSKDNPKRDWYIWRPARYENGVRKPPNNWVSNFTGSVWEWDEHTEEYYLHLFCPEQPDLNWENEETRKAIYRSAMEFWLERGVDGFRVDTVNMYSKGEMLDAPVTDPGSEWQFAGYQYCNGPRMKEFLGEMNQILNKYDAMTVGECPHTKDVARVLEYVSAKEKQLNMVFQFDVVDVGQGPYKFQTTPRNWVLPDFKKAIARTQDLIRGNDGWTTVFLENHDQSRSITRFTSDAPEHRVAGGKMLCLMMCALSGTLFIYQGQEIGMTNFPKSWTMDEFKDVDSSNYYKMVARRTNNDPKALEAAHTSLQHLARDHSRVPMSWSTGPTNGFSPPNAHAKPWMRPLEDADVCNAKQQQSDKNSVLSYWKRMLAVRKQYNDLLVHGEYDDLDVENLDFYAFTKTWKGKKAFVICNFTDKSQKLFVPSQLGSVERELLISSVNEPVEEELAAWEGRIYLLAN, encoded by the exons ATGACTGTCACACAGAGACCGTGGTGGAAGGATGGCGTCGTCTACCAGATCTACCCAGCTTCCTTCAAAGACTCCAACGGCGATGGTGTAGGTGATTTCGAAGGCATCATATCGGAGCTGGACTACATCCGCTCAATTGGTGTTGATACAATCTGGATCTGCCCTATGTTCGACAGCCCTCAAGTTGACATGGGATACGACATCCGCAACTATGAGGATGTGTACGCTCCATACGGCACGCTTCAGGATATGGAGAGGCTGATCGCCGAGACACATGCTCGTGGTATGCGCATCATTCTGGACCTTGTGGTCAACCACACCTCCAACTTG CACCAATGGTTTCTCGAGTCTCGCTCGTCGAAGGACAACCCCAAGCGTGACTGGTACATCTGGCGTCCCGCTCGCTATGAGAACGGCGTCCGTAAGCCTCCCAACAACTGGGTGTCAAACTTCACGGGTAGCGTTTGGGAGTGGGACGAGCATACCGAGGAGTACTACCTCCATCTTTTCTGCCCCGAACAGCCTGACCTGAACTGGGAGAATGAGGAGACACGCAAAGCCATCTACAGATCCGCCATGGAGTTCTGGCTTGAGCGTGGTGTAGACGGTTTCCGTGTCGACACAGTCAACATGTACAGCAAAGGTGAAATGCTCGATGCTCCAGTTACAGACCCCGGATCTGAGTGGCAATTCGCTGGATACCAGTACTGCAATGGACCTAGGATGAAGGAATTCCTGGGTGAGATGAACCAAATCCTCAACAAATACGATGCCATGACCGTGGGTGAATGTCCACACACAAAGGACGTGGCACGTGTTCTCGAATACGTCTCAGCGAAGGAAAAGCAACTGAACATGGTTTTCCAATTCGATGTCGTCGATGTCGGCCAGGGTCCTTACAAATTCCAAACCACCCCACGTAACTGGGTCCTGCCTGATTTCAAGAAGGCCATCGCACGCACCCAGGACCTCATCCGCGGCAACGATGGCTGGACAACCGTATTCCTGGAGAACCACGACCAATCCCGCTCCATCACACGCTTCACCTCCGATGCGCCTGAGCACCGCGTTGCCGGCGGCAAGATGCTCTGTCTGATGATGTGCGCGCTCTCTGGTACACTCTTCATCTATCAGGGTCAGGAAATCGGCATGACCAACTTCCCCAAGAGCTGGACCATGGATGAGTTCAAGGACGTCGATTCAAGCAACTACTACAAGATGGTTGCGCGCCGCACAAACAACGACCCCAAGGCGCTGGAAGCCGCACATACAAGCCTACAGCACCTCGCTCGCGACCACTCGCGTGTACCCATGTCGTGGTCTACAGGGCCAACAAACGGGTTCTCGCCTCCCAACGCACACGCAAAGCCGTGGATGCGCCCGCTCGAAGACGCAGACGTGTGCAATGCCAAGCAGCAACAATCCGATAAGAACTCCGTGCTCTCGTACTGGAAGCGCATGCTAGCCGTTCGCAAACAGTACAACGATCTGCTTGTGCATGGCGAGTACGATGATCTGGACGTTGAGAACTTGGACTTCTACGCTTTCACCAAGACATGGAAAGGCAAGAAGGCATTTGTCATTTGCAACTTCACGGATAAGTCGCAGAAGTTGTTTGTTCCTAGCCAGCTTGGCAGTGTTGAGAGGGAACTGCTCATCAGCAGTGTCAATGAGCCGGTGGAGGAGGAGCTAGCTGCTTGGGAAGGTAGGATCTATTTGCTTGCAAACTAG
- a CDS encoding AAA ATPase → MPSTVLGKRARSARRAVASDVNPRISTRATRQTAFVILDEAEKENPFLTPKKQNGGIQDAMGVEMGEDVEEEPCTKRGRKTRATPAKTAVSRLPLSAAEENSPAKAPARVSEKISCTPSTPRHRDALSNKVVVTPSRRLIIAGRPLTPRTPHTTGSPRSTVPTVYNEARQVFARGSAPTILFGRDAERTELQSFISARSKNRKSGCIYVSGPPGTGKSAFVGDVCRTVAVNASVKTGYINCMSVKSAVDLYRALLEEFVDITEITEGKEMEELRRLFVERKTSYVVTLDEVDHLLELDVDLLYNIFEWSLLKSSSLVLIGIANALDFTDRFLPRLKARGLKPHLLPFLPYTAQQISSVIASKLKVLQPSGSDQLPFIHPAAITFLSKKVAAQSGDLRKALDICRRAIDLIEADTRNQHAVKVSDITPSPTPSPSKTPLVEKINLSSPIAVRSPSEPRSQNALTASLAQLTADNAPRATIAHMAKITAAVFSNGTTQRLQNLNLQQKAVLCSLSAIERKKRASAADHVLSTPSRSHNTAPTIKELFEAYNALCKRENVLHPLSSTEFRDIVGSLETLSLISAVEGKAGSLVADAGTPSRRGRKTSGFPGVVVEDRRVASAVGIAELEKALTGAGSSILKGILYDE, encoded by the exons ATGCCTTCCACCGTTCTTGGGAAGCGAGCTCGCAGCGCCCGCCGTGCAGTAGCATCAG ATGTAAACCCCCGCATCTCAACGCGCGCGACACGGCAAACGGCATTTGTAATACTCGACGAAGCAGAAAAAGAGAACCCGTTCCTCACGCCAAAGAAGCAGAATGGGGGCATTCAAGATGCAATGGGCGTGGAGATGGGCGAGGATGTCGAGGAGGAACCATGCACAAAACGTGGGAGGAAGACTCGTGCAACACCTGCCAAAACTGCTGTATCGCGACTGCCACTGTCAGCTGCGGAAGAGAACTCGCCCGCGAAAGCACCTGCTCGAGTCTCAGAGAAGATCTCTTGCACGCCGTCCACTCCTCGGCACCGCGACGCACTTTCCAACAAGGTCGTAGTCACGCCGTCACGACGGCTTATCATCGCTGGCCGACCATTGACTCCCCGTACGCCACACACAACCGGCTCGCCTCGAAGCACAGTGCCGACAGTCTACAATGAAGCTCGCCAAGTATTCGCACGCGGATCGGCACCCACGATTTTATTCGGGCGCGATGCAGAAAGGACCGAGCTGCAAAGCTTCATCTCCGCGCGGAGCAAGAACAGGAAGTCCGGATGCATCTACGTCTCTGGACCGCCAGGTACCGGCAAGAGCGCATTCGTTGGCGATGTGTGTCGAACAGTTGCCGTAAACGCGTCTGTCAAGACGGGATACATCAACTGCATGAGCGTCAAGAGCGCCGTGGATCTTTATAGGGCCTTACTCGAGGAATTCGTGGACATCACCGAGATCACTGAAGGCAAAGAGATGGAGGAGCTGAGGAGGCTTTTCGTGGAGCGCAAAACATCTTACGTGGTTACATTGGACGAAGTCGATCACCTGCTGGAGCTGGACGTCGACTTATTGTACAACATCTTCGAGTGGTCTCTGCTGAAGTCTTCCAGCCTGGTTCTGATCGGCATCGCAAACGCACTCGATTTCACAGACCGATTCTTGCCCAGGCTCAAGGCTCGCGGTCTGAAGCCGCACCTCCTACCTTTCCTCCCCTACACCGCACAACAAATCTCTTCGGTCATCGCCTCGAAATTAAAGGTCTTGCAACCATCTGGTTCTGATCAGTTGCCCTTCATCCATCCGGCCGCCATCACGTTCCTTTCGAAAAAGGTCGCTGCACAATCTGGCGATTTGCGAAAAGCTCTGGATATTTGTCGAAGGGCTATTGACTTGATCGAGGCCGACACTCGGAACCAACATGCCGTCAAGGTTTCGGATATCACACCGTCTCCGACACCATCCCCCTCAAAGACTCCGTTAGTCGAGAAGATCAACCTCTCATCACCGATCGCTGTCAGGTCTCCCTCCGAACCCAGATCACAAAACGCTCTCACAGCCTCTCTGGCTCAGCTTACCGCGGACAACGCTCCTCGAGCTACGATCGCACATATGGCTAAGATTACTGCAGCAGTCTTCAGCAACGGCACCACTCAACGCCTACAGAATCTCAACCTCCAACAGAAAGCAGTCCTCTGCTCACTCTCAGCAATAGAGAGAAAGAAGCGCGCATCAGCAGCCGACCACGTCCTGTCCACGCCATCAAGATCACACAACACCGCCCCGACGATCAAGGAGCTTTTCGAAGCCTACAATGCACTCTGCAAGCGCGAGAATGTGCTTCACCCGCTCAGCAGCACTGAATTTCGCGATATTGTGGGCAGTCTGGAGACTCTGTCGCTGATATCGGCCGTTGAAGGCAAGGCAGGATCGCTGGTTGCGGATGCTGGTACACCAAGCAGGAGAGGGAGGAAGACGAGTGGATTTCCCGGTGTGGTCGTGGAAGATCGGAGGGTTGCGAGTGCGGTAGGCATTGCGGAACTGGAGAAAGCTCTCACCGGTGCTGGCAGCAGTATCTTGAAAGGGATTCTGTACGATGAATGA
- a CDS encoding Lactate 2-monooxygenase, with product MPEIHFHPKFADHRPEQDGYHYEMEIYNRGLDFERPPLTFQRIDGKNWHVRASVPRPKATYMARQVLARLRTRTAPPTRSGEKLQFPIALAPVRVLKIFNLSGEIAATKAAAKEAVPYIFSSAAAATIEDVAEAIGKDGQRRYQLYWPSREHDDITISLLSRAKKAGYGVLFVTLYTYIIGWRPSDMDNGYNPFMGSDRVNVEPGLTDPVFRKQFKERHGVQIEQMLDTAALEWMQHWDGPIILKGIQTVGDAVKAVEAGVQVIIVSNHGGRQQDGGNSSPGILPHIKDAVGDKLTIFFDSGVGSGVDIAKAMALGADCTLIGRPYVYGLALGGEQGVSHVLKSLVGELELTLHLSEIPSVDKKDLNRSVLVQEDDLFNTVKGIDIH from the exons ATGCCCGAAATCCATTTCCATCCTAAGTTTGCGGACCACAGGCCTGAGCAAGATGGTTACCATTACGAGATGGAGATCTACAACAGAGGGCTCGACTTCGAGCGCCCACCTCTTACTTTTCAACGGATAGATGGGAAGAATTGGCATGTTCGCGCCTCAGTTCCGAGGCCAAAGGCTACGTATATGGCTCGGCAAGTACTCGCGAGACTACGAACAAGAACCGCGCCGCCTACAAGAAGTG GCGAGAAGCTCCAATTCCCCATCGCCCTGGCGCCCGTTCGTGTGCTCAAAATCTTCAATCTCAGCGGCGAGATTGCTGCCACAAAAGCCGCTGCCAAGGAAGCAGTGCCTTATATTTTCAGCTCTGCTGCAGCTGCCACCATTGAAGACGTCGCCGAAGCTATTGGTAAGGATGGCCAGCGCCGGTATCAACTCTACTGGCCCTCACGCGAGCACGACGACATCACTATCTCCTTGCTCAGCCGCGCAAAGAAGGCCGGCTATGGCGTGCTCTTCGTGACACTGTATACATACATCATCGGCTGGCGACCTTCCGACATGGACAATGGATACAACCCGTTCATGGGTTCAGATCGCGTTAACGTAGAACCTGGGCTTACAGACCCGGTATTTCGGAAACAGTTCAAGGAACGTCATGGAGTCCAGATCGAGCAAATGCTGGACACTGCGGCTCTAGAATGGATGC AGCACTGGGATGGACCCATCATTCTCAAGGGCATCCAGACGGTGGGTGATGCGGTTAAGGCTGTGGAGGCGGGCGTGCAGGTTATCATTGTTAGCAACCACGGTGGGCGACAGCAGGACGGCGGCAACAGCAGCCCGGGGATATTACCACACATCAAAGATGCTGTAGGCGACAAgcttactatcttcttcGATAGCGGGGTGGGTTCTGGTGTGGATATTGCGAAGGCGATGGCACTGGGTGCGGACTGTACACTTATTGGCCGCCCATATGTTTACGGTTTAGCCTTGGGAGGAGAGCAAGGTGTATCGCATGTGCTGAAGAGTTTGGTGGGTGAGCTGGAGTTGACATTGCATTTGTCGGAGATCCCAAGCGTGGATAAGAAGGATCTTAACCGCAGTGTGTTGGTACAGGAAGATGATCTCTTCAACACTGTTAAGGGGATCGATATACATTAG